CTAGGGGCGTGCTTGTCCTTAGCCGCTCATCCCGGCTCCCAAGTGTCGCCCATGCAGAGAGTcccgagagagaggagggggtcaggggAAGGACCGGTAGGCGCAAAGATAGGGTCGGAGTGCACTTGTGGGACGGGATGAAGGCGGATGGGGGCGGGATGAAGGAAGACGAGGGCGGGCTGCACGGGCGTCCGTACACGCGTCTGTCCGGATGCCCGGGCGCTACGAAGGGCTAGGTTTGGTGGGATTGGATACTGATGCGTGGGACCTGCACGTCATCCTCTCAGCTCTCTTTCTTCCTGCTTCGTCTCCTTTCTCCTTCCCCATCGCCGCCGCTTTGTGTGCTCCTTCTGTGTGCTCGCTCCGCCGCTGCTGCGCTAGCTAGGCTCCAACAACCCAAGTCTGCCCTCCACCGCCACCACTTGTAGCCGCACCGGGGTTGCGCGTGCCCCACCGCCATGCGAGGCCGTCGTCGCCGCGCGTGGCCTGCGTGAGACGCTGCCGGGCTATGCGTGGCTGCCGTCGTCCGCTGCCGGGGTGTGATTCTTTTCCCACAATGCCTTTCTGTCTCTCCTTATTTCGTCTGTGACTTAGACTCACACCCCATGCTCATATAAGTTAGAATTACATGCGCGTTTATGTGTCCAGGGCAGTACTGAGGTCAATTTCAATACATATTGTGACATATACACAACTTTACATAAATCTTTGAGCCTGTTTAGATGCCTAGAATATTGGGAAAACTCTGCCAAAATTTTAAATAACTTATAAGTATAATAGAATTTAGATGTTGTTTGGCCTCCGGTAATGTTCATACCCAGGTGTTACAGAGAGGGGCATGCATGGTGCACGACAAGTGCCCAACCTAACGGCTTGTCTTCAAGGCTTGGTTGGATATAGATACGGCAACCAAACAAAGGCTGCTGCATGTGACAAACCTGGCCACCGTGACCATGAATCGCTGGGACGAGATAGGCTATGTCGGAAGAAAACCTATCACACTCTAGATCCAGATCCGTTCGCTACATACAAATGGTttaatatctttttttttttgtcttcttcaatgACAAGACACAAAAGACAACACTTTCTACAAATAGATCTCCAGGAGATAGAATACTTAGATTTAAGTTATGTCTCTCCTGACATTTAAAATAGGTCTTCTATATAGGTAGTCTGTTGGAGGATATAGATATTATGTTGAAGATTTATTTTAAGTTTAGGTTCGGTAATAGATCGCTTGTTGGAGACAACCTTACTACTGtctcaactcttgcttgataTCGATTGAGCTTCCTTGTAAAATGACCAAACGTCTCTTGATCAAAAAATAAAGCAGCAGCAGAAGAAATTTCCTTTCCTTGTCTGTATACTGTAGAAGTGTAGATAGAGAAGCTTTCTGCACTTGGTATGTACGTCCTTTAATGTATACATAGATGCCAATAAGATTGGACATTACCAAGGCCTTATTTAGTTTTTCTCCTAAAAATTTACTCTCTATCACATCAGACGTTTAaatacatacatagagtattaaatataaaaaaataactaattacatagattacgactaatttacgagacaaattttttaagcctaattagtccatgattcgacaacgtgatgctacagtaaatatgcgttaatgatagattaattaggtttaataaattcgtctcgtgtattactgaggacttctgtaatttattttattactaCTATCCACACACTCCCATGTGACACCCCTATGTAACACCCGACCTGATATATCTAAACTTTACtccctgaatttaaacaccatCTAAATCGACGTGAGTGTTGGACTGTTTGGTCCTTCCTCTTCCTATAAAAGGGAACCCTTCCCCACGATTTGTTGTTGCATTGTAAGAAGAATTTGTATCAGCTCTACCATAGCAGTAGCTAGTTCATATATATTTGCGGTGGTTGAGCGCCGTGTTCATGGAGGCAGCAAACAACATGGAGGACTCAAGCCTCTTCATGCAGTGGGCGATGGACACGTTGCTGCAGGAGGAGGAGCCTGCGGTCGACGACGTGCACTGGGCGATGGACACGCTGCTGCAGGAGGAGCCTGCGGCGGTCGACGACGGCGAGGCAGTAGTCTTCCCCTCGCTCCAAGCGCTCCGCGACACCTCCCACGCGGCGGAGATGGTGCGGGAGCTGATGGCCGTGGCCGCCGCCGAAACCCACGACGCGGCGGCAAACAGCTGGTCGAGCGGCGGTtccggcgacggcggcgaggtCACGGACGGCGGCAACAGCGGGGCCACCGACTCTGCAGCCCCGCCGGCTGCTGCCGCCACGGATTACTACGGCGGATCCTGGCCGCCACAGTCGCCGAACTCGTCGTTCGCGCGCGCgccacctccaccgccgccgagcagcaacagcaacagcaacacCAGCCTACCGACGGTGAGCTGGAACTTCGTCACCGGCTCGGCGCAGCCTGGCAGCGAGGGCGTGCTGGAGGAAGCCGCCGTCCCGGCACGCAGCTTGCCTCCGCCGGAGCTGGCTCAACGCCGCCGGTTGTCACCGCCGACGCCGAGAAGAGTCCACCCAATACGCGGCACGGGAGCCCCATCGTCGGCGTTGTGCACGCCGGACCACGTCGTCGCGGAGCGCAAGCGCCGGGAGAAGATCAACAAGCGCTTGATCGAGCTCTCCACCGTCATCCCAGGCCTCAAGAAGGTCCTCCCATCGACCATCCAAACGAACTAAACTCCTGCCCTTGTTCTCTGCATCAATCAAATCCGTGCTATCGATCCTGACAAGTAGAGGTTGCAGATGGACAAGGCGACGATCCTCTCCGACGCGGCCAAGTACGTGAAGGAGCTCCAGCAGCGGCTCAAGGCCCTGGAAGAGGCTGCCGCCGGCAGCATCAGGAGCaaagcgccgccgccggcggacgAGAATGGCGGCTCCGGGTCGCCGACGTCGGCATCCTCCTCGTCGGGGCCACCCGCACTTCCAGATATCGAGGCACGGTTCTCGGAGAGGAGTGTGATGGTGAGGATCCATTGCGGCGGCGGCAAAGGGGTTGCGGCGGCAGCGGTCGCCGTGGTCGAGGGCCTCGGGCTCACCATCGTCCATGCCAATGTCACGCCCTTCTCGGCTTGCACTATCACCATAACCATCACAGCAGAGGCAAGcccgttttcttcttcttcttcttttctccccgtatttgttttattatttggaCTAATTCATTCAGCACTCTGATCTCTGCATGCTTTCTATATTTGAATATACAGGATGTACTAAAAATACTAAACTTTTGATTTCGTATACCAAATGCCTGAAAATGCGCTGTTTTAGTTAGCTGGTTAGGAACATCTATAAAATGGAGGGAAAATCGTTGACAAAACACAAATGGCTGGTTAAGATCATTTCAATATTAAAAGCCTATAATCCTCACATCATTAATGTTAGTCTATGTTGTAAGGACGGTTTGGCAGTGCAAACCAGATACATAATGTCAATTCATCCCCTCCTCTTAATGAAAAGCGTACCAAGACATGCTCCCCAAAAGAATAATGTCAATTCCTTCTTCTTATACAAAGTAAACATATTATGTAATTGTGTAAGGTTCAAACAGAGGTTTTACTAACTGGTTGTTTTAACAATGCAAAGAGAACACATATAGTGATTGAAATCTTAATATTTTGGTTCTTGATTTCATTTCGACGTGTACTTCATTCCCTTTAGTATATATATgataat
This window of the Miscanthus floridulus cultivar M001 unplaced genomic scaffold, ASM1932011v1 fs_196_3_4, whole genome shotgun sequence genome carries:
- the LOC136530770 gene encoding transcription factor MYC1-like, producing the protein MEAANNMEDSSLFMQWAMDTLLQEEEPAVDDVHWAMDTLLQEEPAAVDDGEAVVFPSLQALRDTSHAAEMVRELMAVAAAETHDAAANSWSSGGSGDGGEVTDGGNSGATDSAAPPAAAATDYYGGSWPPQSPNSSFARAPPPPPPSSNSNSNTSLPTVSWNFVTGSAQPGSEGVLEEAAVPARSLPPPELAQRRRLSPPTPRRVHPIRGTGAPSSALCTPDHVVAERKRREKINKRLIELSTVIPGLKKMDKATILSDAAKYVKELQQRLKALEEAAAGSIRSKAPPPADENGGSGSPTSASSSSGPPALPDIEARFSERSVMVRIHCGGGKGVAAAAVAVVEGLGLTIVHANVTPFSACTITITITAEDIVDRKRLCPPQHPEPPRTVVDSMVAGAPGCWVARMTRDGTCSGHSCGSTRSPVAPSIPGKGKRLQSYIRKSRAEITAGLVGLAEDREEQGSHHTSIRIPDEHAAVPQPECVASELNRHLPSRIEVRQGRQPRRKGSGAHAPLQGRGEARAPPPVDRGPHVRTAGLEEEPHTPPPPPPVDERRRRRVVRSRRADESEETEKIMPSWVGGGADEM